In Torulaspora globosa chromosome 1, complete sequence, a genomic segment contains:
- the ADH3 gene encoding alcohol dehydrogenase ADH3 (ancestral locus Anc_2.480), which yields MLRNTTVRLSRPMVFHGRLTRLQSTFTIPKTQKGVVFYEHGGELLYKDIPVPKPKPNEILVNVKYSGVCHTDLHAWKGDWPLATKLPLVGGHEGAGVVVAKGKDVKNFEIGDYAGIKWLNSSCMSCEVCEQGHESNCSHADLSGYTHDGTFQQYATADAVQAAHIPKNADLAQVAPILCAGVTVYKALKTSGAKPGQWVAISGAAGGLGSLAVQYAKTMGLRVLGIDGGERKEQLFKSLGGEVFIDFTKSKDIVSDIQEATQGGPHAVINVSVSDAAISQSTKYVRPTGTVVLVGLPVKAVVKSEVFSHVVKSINIKGSYVGNRADTREAIDFFSRGLVRSPIKIIGLSELGKVYEMMEAGTILGRYVVDTSR from the coding sequence ATGTTGCGTAACACCACTGTCCGCCTCTCAAGGCCTATGGTTTTTCATGGTAGATTAACCAGGTTGCAGTCGACTTTTACCATCCCAAAGACACAAAAGGGTGTCGTTTTCTATGAACATGGTGGAGAATTGCTGTACAAGGATATTCCCGTGCCCAAGCCAAAACCCAACGAGATCTTGGTCAATGTGAAGTATTCCGGTGTCTGTCACACGGATTTGCATGCTTGGAAGGGTGACTGGCCGCTTGCTACCAAGCTGCCATTGGTCGGAGGCCACGAAGGAGCTGGAGTTGTTGTTGCTAAGGGAAAAGAtgtgaaaaattttgaGATTGGTGATTATGCGGGGATCAAGTGGCTGAACAGCTCTTGTATGTCGTGTGAAGTTTGCGAACAGGGCCATGAATCCAACTGTTCTCACGCTGATCTTTCTGGCTACACGCATGACGGTACTTTCCAGCAGTACGCCACGGCAGATGCCGTTCAAGCTGCTCATATACCTAAGAATGCGGATTTAGCCCAGGTTGCTCCCATCCTGTGTGCAGGTGTCACTGTGTACAAGGCATTGAAGACTTCTGGTGCGAAGCCCGGCCAATGGGTGGCCATCTCTGGTGCTGCCGGAGGTCTTGGCTCCCTGGCTGTTCAGTACGCAAAAACTATGGGATTGAGAGTTTTGGGTATCGATGGTGGTGAGCGTAAGGAGCAGTTGTTCAAGTCTTTGGGCGGTGAAGTTTTTATAGACTTCACCAAGAGCAAAGATATCGTAAGTGATATCCAGGAGGCTACCCAAGGTGGTCCTCATGCAGTTATCAATGTCTCTGTGTCTGATGCAGCCATTTCGCAATCGACTAAGTACGTAAGACCCACTGGCACCGTGGTCTTGGTTGGATTGCCCGTTAAAGCCGTCGTCAAGTCTGAGGTTTTCTCTCATGTTGTCAAATCCATTAATATCAAGGGTTCTTACGTCGGTAACAGAGCTGACACCAGAGAGGCGATTGACTTTTTCTCTAGGGGCCTGGTCAGATCGCCAATCAAGATTATTGGGTTGTCCGAGCTTGGAAAGGTTTATGAGATGATGGAGGCTGGTACCATCCTTGGCAGGTATGTTGTTGACACCTCTCGTTGA
- the MTC2 gene encoding Mtc2p (ancestral locus Anc_2.483) gives MTEGKLPDLSTCLEFCLSAKKNLLFFYGKGPDKYGEIDVERQANAVKSLVEHRFSLNKITCRVTNQVAQRNEQQLSGTEICIFTGMETLDEHEQARLVQITAHNQNLVLIAMVPWESRIEDGARNLDADKTLRSSINLRDWLKHRFWLACYDLHRSHSIPSPIEIEDFKAIDAQVCCKHLIRRYILDIIVHIRMHRLLDITKGGGAHTGSLHDIEALAKLISYYKFAKKFVTPDHVKMACIWYFPLHLELVRNASMDISVLYGSRPDMVDGFLEKIAQLKVAQSNMAQNPLFLETLVVKDVLKKVVPPV, from the coding sequence ATGACTGAGGGGAAGCTTCCGGATCTATCCACCTGCCTTGAATTTTGCTTGAGTGCGAAGAAAAATCTGCTGTTTTTCTACGGGAAGGGTCCTGATAAATATGGTGAAATTGACGTGGAACGGCAAGCAAACGCTGTGAAAAGCCTGGTAGAGCATAGGTTCTCGCTCAATAAAATAACTTGTCGGGTCACTAATCAAGTTGCGCAGCGAAATGAGCAGCAATTAAGTGGTACGGAGATCTGCATATTTACTGGAATGGAAACCTTGGATGAGCATGAACAAGCACGTCTGGTGCAAATCACCGCTCACAATCAAAACTTAGTCCTTATTGCAATGGTTCCATGGGAGTCGCGAATAGAAGACGGAGCGCGTAACCTTGATGCGGACAAAACTCTCAGAAGCAGTATCAATCTGAGAGATTGGCTAAAACACCGATTTTGGCTAGCATGCTATGATCTGCATAGAAGCCATTCCATTCCATCACCTATAGAAATTGAAGACTTCAAAGCCATAGATGCTCAAGTCTGCTGCAAACACTTAATTCGTCGATATATCCTTGATATCATCGTTCACATCAGAATGCACAGGTTGTTAGACATTACAAAGGGCGGCGGTGCCCATACAGGCTCGTTGCACGATATCGAGGCTCTGGCCAAGCTGATAAGCTACTACAAAttcgccaagaagtttgTAACACCGGATCACGTGAAAATGGCATGCATATGGTACTTCCCGCTTCATTTGGAGCTTGTTAGGAACGCCTCTATGGATATTTCTGTGCTTTATGGTAGCAGGCCAGATATGGTCGACGGGTTCCTCGAGAAAATTGCACAGCTTAAAGTGGCTCAATCGAACATGGCTCAGAATCCACTGTTTTTAGAGACGCTGGTTGTTAAAGATGTCCTTAAGAAGGTCGTTCCTCCCGTTTGA
- the HSL1 gene encoding protein kinase HSL1 (ancestral locus Anc_2.479): protein MAGGTPKRTAAKSSHSSSVAKKAARNAMLKVAGTTKVSPTQLERVVQSVNDATKRLSQPDSILSTSTTTKSSKRKSRDTVGPWKLGKTLGKGSSGRVRLAKNMQTGQLAAIKIVPKRNNLQSKDEVSSTLSVSYASNCSNASTTLNTTANNYNNAGHSTVASNSYGIEREIVIMKLISHSNVLGLYEVWENKAELYLVLEYVDGGELFDYLVSKGRLGEREAVHYFKQIIQGVSYCHSFNICHRDLKPENLLLDKKNKTIKIADFGMAALEVSNKLLQTSCGSPHYASPEIVMGKSYHGGPSDVWSCGIILFALLTGHLPFNDDNIKKLLLKVQSGKYQMPQNLSAEARDLIAKILVVNPARRLTTEEILAHPLIVKYDGVAKPKKPRAMGNHMAQGKSNSDLHLLNSYGSKTISFTSKKDIDESILNNLQILWHGAARELIVAKLLQPKMSEEKIFYALLLKYKENHMKKQPADAEQPKEQIFNVPTGKTHGSEESQENTGIPKLIQKSEFSVPVIEQEGNDETVLPLPFASIPPAIPVFTASNSRTFKKSGSLLSLQSQKSLSGKDPLRSSSRKSLSRSNSKKTLQKSASKRSLYSSASISKRSLNLKDYVLTDNDFESNQLPPLPSLDSTNGFEYLCEQLLFGNGLDKILEEEEEEDKSVASRRARTGSSSSNTAFRGDLNDDGLLSINESFRPAFLFSSEKSVESNDRMDDNRAKEFMAKMPLQDITNTHTQSRTPRSKLKRDISQKSNLSNILDHKTIKKEYDLSSNSGLRASSVGQHSDPVHSLDPRRNVSQPVSSNVVESLLRGFRSASGSKSRGSDADWAYSRGSIFREENKSTNFLASPLGHEQPSAKESYMDADIKSSELDFLAHSSAVQKDHSDLSHISFNTSATFKDLGAYLHEVNESYASQTRSSLKPKSRKATIKTDYSRKNLAVRRGNNSLNSKGHHSHNCSVASYDVDIMSDMSFAMEIPTNTFSAQAVTISNRGSAEQVIADRENNQAEYQKESANLLTYTPTTTYEEKKMNIFEDPPVESDSIEVTSSESDSSPNIHRKAVSIDTLNTTNVLPPTTNVRVSLYVNNNQSSAAALPRETTEQIISKFKLSPEKTLEPVIQKRFSSAASKKDSYILHRSESKLAMFKDIDEEEEAQHSGPSDIPNTSIKDSSSNPRATQPYRVTMLFDGEEAEQDGPASSEPLAQESKSTAPHDFDAKPGKGHTLEAAVPKREIKQKPASQSLSSRDGRPKQNWISRIFGGLKQKSDEQKFVKRHITSISFDDAHTLTLNEFDKNEIDYLLKTCERRGGREKVEYDCKFTTGNFKFKIKIESDASTIITVKRKGRSRGQHAASAFEIFNGDVAKVISQAEKKTAAA, encoded by the coding sequence ATGGCCGGTGGGACGCCAAAGAGAACCGCTGCCAAGAGTAGCCACTCGTCGTCTGTGGCTAAGAAAGCGGCGAGGAATGCCATGTTGAAGGTCGCTGGAACTACCAAAGTTTCACCGACTCAATTAGAGCGGGTGGTACAGTCAGTGAACGATGCGACAAAGAGGCTCTCGCAGCCAGATTCCATCTTAAGCACTAGTACTACCACCAAATCGTCCAAGAGAAAGTCACGGGACACTGTGGGGCCTTGGAAGCTAGGCAAAACGCTGGGAAAAGGCTCCTCAGGTAGAGTGCGCTTGGCAAAGAACATGCAGACCGGACAATTGGCTGCAATTAAGATCGTGCCCAAGAGGAATAATCTACAGTCCAAGGACGAAGTCTCTTCAACGCTTTCAGTGTCCTATGCTTCAAACTGCTCTAACGCCTCTACCACGTTGAATACGACAGCGAACAACTACAATAATGCTGGACATAGTACTGTCGCTTCGAATTCATACGGAATAGAACGTGAGATTGTCATCATGAAACTTATATCTCATTCGAACGTCCTAGGGCTCTACGAGGTGTGGGAAAATAAGGCTGAGTTGTATCTGGTTCTCGAATACGTCGATGGAGGGGAACTTTTTGATTACCTTGTCTCAAAGGGGAGATTGGGCGAGCGGGAAGCTGTTCACTACTTCAAACAGATAATCCAAGGCGTTTCATATTGTCACTCTTTTAACATCTGTCACAGGGATCTGAAACCCGAGAATTTACTGCTGGAtaagaagaacaagacaATCAAGATAGCCGATTTCGGAATGGCCGCTTTGGAAGTATCCAACAAACTGTTGCAAACGTCATGCGGCTCTCCACACTATGCTTCTCCAGAAATTGTTATGGGCAAATCGTATCATGGTGGGCCAAGCGATGTATGGTCTTGCGGTATAATACTTTTCGCATTGTTAACTGGTCATTTGCCATTCAATGATGACAATATTAAGAaacttttgttgaaagtgCAGTCAGGCAAGTACCAAATGCCTCAGAATCTTTCAGCGGAAGCCCGCGACCTCATAGCCAAAATCTTGGTCGTCAATCCAGCTCGAAGATTGACTACGGAAGAGATTCTGGCACATCCTCTGATTGTAAAATACGACGGTGTAGCGAAGCCGAAGAAACCTAGAGCAATGGGCAACCATATGGCTCAAGGGAAGTCAAACTCAGACCTGCATCTATTGAACAGTTATGGGTCCAAGACCATATCATTCACCTCAAAGAAGGATATCGATGAAAGTATCTTGAATAATTTACAAATCCTGTGGCATGGGGCAGCGCGAGAGCTCATCGTGGCTAAATTACTGCAGCCAAAGATGtctgaggaaaagataTTTTACGCTTTATTACTAAAGTATAAGGAGAATCATATGAAAAAACAGCCAGCTGACGCAGAACAGCCCAAGGAACAAATTTTTAATGTTCCCACAGGGAAAACTCATGGATCGGAGGAGAGTCAAGAGAATACAGGCATTCCAAAGCTTATCCAAAAATCTGAATTTAGTGTGCCAGTGATCGAACAGGAAGGTAATGATGAGACAGTACTACCTTTACCATTTGCCTCAATCCCTCCTGCTATACCCGTGTTCACTGCATCCAACTCCCGTactttcaagaaaagcggctctcttctttctttgcaatCACAGAAATCCTTATCTGGCAAGGATCCGCTCAGATCTTCGTCAAGGAAATCTTTGAGTAGATCAAACTCCAAAAAGACATTACAAAAGTCCGCGTCGAAGAGGTCGCTGTACTCTTCAGCGTCCATTTCAAAAAGATCCCTGAATCTCAAAGACTACGTATTGACTGATAACGATTTCGAGTCAAATCAACTCCCTCCGCTGCCTTCTCTCGACTCGACCAATGGGTTTGAGTACCTGTGCGAGCAACTACTGTTTGGTAACGGATTGGACAAAATCTtagaagaggaagaagaggaagataagAGCGTCGCTTCCCGTAGGGCAAGAACGGGatcaagctcttccaacaCCGCTTTCCGGGGGGATCTCAATGATGATGGGCTCTTGTCCATCAATGAAAGTTTCAGGCCAgcctttctcttcagcagcgaAAAATCTGTCGAATCGAATGATCGTATGGACGACAATCGGGCTAAAGAATTCATGGCTAAGATGCCTTTGCAAGACATTACTAATACACATACCCAGTCCAGAACTCCCCGAagcaagctgaaaagagaCATCTCTCAGAAGTCGAACTTAAGTAACATTCTGGATCACAAaacaatcaagaaagagtATGATTTGTCGTCGAATTCTGGATTGCGCGCGTCGTCTGTCGGCCAGCATTCAGATCCTGTTCATTCTTTGGATCCTCGTCGCAATGTATCCCAACCAGTTTCCTCAAATGTTGTAGAATCATTACTAAGAGGCTTTCGGTCAGCTTCTGGGTCAAAGAGCAGAGGATCTGACGCCGATTGGGCATACTCTCGAGGCTCGATATTTCGTGAGGAAAACAAGTCTACCAACTTTTTGGCATCACCACTCGGGCATGAGCAGCCTTCGGCGAAAGAAAGCTATATGGATGCAGATATTAAAAGTTCAGAACTGGATTTCTTGGCGCACTCAAGTgctgttcaaaaagatcacTCCGATCTGTCTCACATCAGCTTCAATACATCAGCAACTTTCAAAGACCTTGGTGCGTATCTTCATGAAGTAAATGAAAGCTATGCTTCCCAAACGAGAAGCTCCTTGAAGCCTAAATCTAGGAAAGCCACGATAAAAACTGATTACTCTAGAAAGAACCTCGCGGTTAGAAGAGGAAATAACAGCTTAAACAGTAAGGGACATCATAGTCATAATTGTTCCGTTGCAAGTTATGACGTTGACATAATGTCAGACATGAGCTTTGCGATGGAAATTCCGACTAATACTTTCAGTGCTCAAGCTGTCACCATTTCGAATCGAGGTTCTGCCGAGCAGGTCATTGCCGATCGTGAGAACAACCAGGCAGAATACCAAAAAGAATCTGCCAACCTTCTCACTTACACTCCAACAACAACATatgaagagaagaaaatgaatATATTCGAAGATCCTCCAGTAGAATCAGATTCGATAGAAGTTACTTCATCTGAAAGCGATTCATCGCCTAATattcatcgaaaagctgTATCAATTGATACTTTGAACACCACGAACGTTTTACCGCCCACAACGAACGTGAGGGTCAGTCTCTACGTCAACAATAATCAGAGTTCTGCAGCAGCGTTGCCCCGTGAAACGACCGAACAAATAATCTCCAAATTTAAGCTTTCACCTGAGAAAACCTTGGAGCCAGTTATTCAAAAGAGATTCTCAAGTGCGGCAAGCAAAAAGGATTCCTACATTTTGCACAGATCTGAGAGCAAGCTTGCGATGTTTAAAGATattgatgaggaggaggaagctCAACATTCTGGGCCAAGTGATATACCCAATACATCCATCAAGGACAGCTCTAGCAATCCTAGGGCTACACAACCTTATAGAGTGACCATGTTGTTTGACGGTGAGGAGGCTGAACAAGACGGCCCGGCTTCTAGCGAACCGCTGGCTCAAGAAAGCAAAAGTACTGCACCACATGATTTTGATGCAAAACCAGGTAAAGGCCATACACTTGAAGCTGCAGTCCCGAAGCGTGAAATCAAACAAAAGCCAGCTAGTCAAAGCTTGTCGTCTAGAGACGGCCGGCCTAAGCAAAATTGGATTAGTAGAATTTTTGGTGGGTTGAAACAGAAGTCTGATGAACAGAAGTTTGTCAAACGCCATATAACGTCAATCTCATTCGATGATGCGCACACGCTAACCTTGAATGAGTTTGACAAGAATGAAATCGACTATCTGCTAAAAACCTGTGAAAGAAGAGGGGGCCGGGAAAAAGTGGAATATGACTGCAAATTTACCACTGGTaatttcaagttcaagatcaagatcgAAAGCGATGCTTCTACTATCATTACTGTCAAGAGgaaaggaagaagccgaGGCCAACATGCAGCAAGTGCctttgaaatcttcaatGGTGATGTTGCGAAAGTTATAAGTCAggcagagaagaaaacggCAGCGGCGTGA
- the UTP11 gene encoding rRNA-processing protein UTP11 (ancestral locus Anc_2.482): protein MAKLVHNVQKKQHRERSQLTRRSRLGFLEKHKDYVKRAQDYHKKENTIKILRAKAKERNPDEYYHAMTSRKVDASGLLHTSRRGRDEDSTLSMDQVKLLKTQDSNYVRTLRQMEKNKLEKKSKELMFESKGKHTIFVNDRQEMEDFTPEKYFNTTTSMVNRRENRLTKDQLMSSQVASIVPDPSAIMPRESLNKKKLKKFKAIEGHLERESKLSAVQQRMDLQREVMKKGSKKKISDSNGNICFKWKKQRKR from the coding sequence ATGGCCAAACTTGTGCATAATgttcagaagaagcagcatAGGGAGAGATCCCAACTCACTAGACGCTCGAGGCTTGGTTTTCTCGAAAAGCACAAGGATTATGTGAAACGTGCACAGGACTACCATAAGAAAGAGAATACCATCAAGATTCTGCGGGCTAAGGCTAAGGAGAGAAACCCTGACGAGTACTACCATGCGAtgacttcaagaaaagtgGATGCCAGTGGTCTTCTACACACTTCTCGTCGCGGACGCGACGAGGACTCAACCCTTAGTATGGATCAAGTCAAGCTATTGAAGACCCAGGATAGCAACTACGTGAGAACTTTGCGACAGATGGAGAAGAAtaagctggaaaagaaatcGAAGGAGCTTATGTTTGAATCAAAGGGAAAACACACAATATTTGTCAACGATCGCCAGGAAATGGAGGATTTCACACCCGAAAAGTATTTCAACACAACGACAAGCATGGTGAATAGGCGAGAAAATAGACTAACCAAAGATCAACTGATGTCGAGTCAAGTGGCGAGTATCGTACCAGACCCTTCAGCAATCATGCCAAGGGAATCTCTaaacaagaaaaaattgaagaagttcaaagcCATAGAAGGTcatcttgaaagagaaagcaaaCTGAGTGCGGTACAACAAAGAATGGACCTTCAAAGGGAAGTCATGAAAAAGGgttccaagaagaagatatcagaCTCAAATGGGAATATTTGCTTCAAATGGAAGAAACAGCGCAAAAGGTAG
- the CWP1 gene encoding Cwp1p (ancestral locus Anc_2.484) — protein MMKFTPAYLASLLALAQVIVAKSEEFGLVAFKPNADVHYSTVHSKDGALYFGHNNKKPLTAWITECGLLKFSDESYASVTKHGTLEETTKCYASSGFFIKEGKLAFKGKKEFWAHPKDFEYKVAVGDAKDAISLLIRAQGSSGYPIKDFYPNKEKCFEEEKKDRENNKDDGCHKDRDHLKEKDDRDDRDHKDGKDGKKDKKDDDERREDKDDDERRKDKDDDERRKDKDDDEHGKHKDDDEHREDSDDEDLDLDDVHKNHKKGKDYKKEKHYKKEKSHRKEKNHRKEKNHRKEKNHKKEKDHKRVKHHDEEEDSDDDYSDYEDFKQDHKYKKFRGHKNQKKHEDYDDEEYDDEDDYDDHRVNKDFKDRKNRNSHRDHKGYRKNMQHKENKEEKERKEFKDHKDHKDQKSHKERKDHHNKKDNDESDDDFEEGMDFDHDKHFDHDKHFDHDKHFDHDKHFDHDKHFDHDKDFDDDKDFDDVKDFDDDKDHKDDCTHKKGEEFDYKYPELEEETSWKNGANAISIGNGVGVGAFAALAALIM, from the coding sequence atgatgaaattcaCTCCGGCTTACCTAGCCTCGTTACTGGCTTTGGCGCAGGTTATTGTTGCCAAATCCGAGGAATTCGGCCTGGTTGCATTTAAGCCAAACGCGGACGTGCACTATTCTACGGTTCATTCCAAGGATGGTGCTTTGTATTTCGGGCATAATAATAAGAAACCTTTGACTGCCTGGATTACGGAATGTGGTCTGCTAAAATTTTCTGATGAGAGTTATGCAAGTGTTACCAAACATGGtactcttgaagaaacaacTAAATGTTATGCCTCTTCCGGATTTTTTATCAAGGAAGGTAAATTGGCTTTCAAAGGTAAGAAAGAATTCTGGGCTCATCCAAAGGACTTTGAGTATAAAGTTGCTGTCGGAGACGCTAAAGACGCTATTAGTCTTTTGATCAGAGCACAAGGCTCTAGCGGTTATCCGATCAAAGATTTCTATCCAAACAAGGAgaaatgctttgaagaggagaagaaggacagAGAAAACAACAAAGATGATGGCTGTCACAAAGATCGCGACCacttgaaggaaaaggatGACAGAGACGATAGGGACCACAAAGACGGTAAGGATGgcaagaaggacaagaaggacGATGACGAGCGCAGAGAGGACAaggacgacgacgagcGCAGAAAGGACAAGGACGATGACGAGCGCAGAAAGGACAAGGACGATGACGAGCACGGAAAGCACAAGGACGATGACGAGCACAGAGAGGAcagcgatgatgaggatCTTGACCTCGACGACGTCCACAAGAATCACAAAAAAGGCAAGGACTacaaaaaggaaaagcattacaagaaggaaaagagTCACaggaaagaaaagaatcacaggaaggaaaagaatcacaggaaggaaaagaatcacaagaaggaaaaggacCACAAGAGGGTTAAACACCatgacgaagaggaagattctgatgatgattaCAGTGACTATGAGGATTTTAAACAGGACCACAAATACAAAAAATTCAGAGGCCACAAAAATCAAAAGAAGCACGAGGACtatgacgatgaggaatacgacgatgaggacgatTATGATGATCACAGGGTTAACAAGGACTTCAAGGATCGTAAGAATCGTAACTCCCACAGAGACCACAAAGGCTACAGGAAAAACATGCAACACaaagaaaacaaagaagaaaaagagcgTAAGGAATTTAAGGACCACAAAGATCACAAAGATCAAAAGAGTCACAAGGAACGTAAGGACCATCACAACAAGAAAGACAATGACGAGTCCGATGACGATTTCGAAGAAGGTATGGATTTCGATCATGACAAGCATTTTGATCATGACAAGCATTTTGATCATGACAAGCATTTTGATCATGACAAGCATTTTGATCATGACAAGCATTTTGATCATGACAAGGACTTCGATGATGACAAGGACTTCGATGATGTCAAGGACTTCGATGATGACAAGGACCACAAAGACGATTGCACCCATAAGAAGGGTGAGGAATTTGATTACAAATATCCAGAGCTTGAGGAAGAGACTTCCTGGAAAAACGGTGCGAACGCAATCAGCATTGGAAACGGTGTTGGAGTGGGTGCCTTTGCCGCTCTTGCTGCGCTAATCATGTGA
- the YPF1 gene encoding aspartic endopeptidase (ancestral locus Anc_2.481) — translation MNSEFVRAIAEDLFRIPSKILKQSTSAPNGSSNKELENVFEQIASVVKNNQSTVVSKLDQFSSSAAHALVAIFQRHPLFIDYLTLTGLATALVVVGSFASIRSIPYTALPPTQVHPSFDPSDYDLDHECQIIYADEKQKWTDKLDERQAIVLPLTSAVLLLALYVIITKLKVEWKIYLLKLLNFNIVLVTFPAGLLVYTYFANCFTRHLSRLGSWNPLMVSPRFRVTISDDNEAVNRAGWFVHNFQYREALTDDLGYEGVVDKIKNDPWERQLYSRELTNPSDVKSNRQFVNMYLNGSMLFSCILSAATTALYVCFPNDWLIRNMISMNLAVWAISQMDLKNLKSGVLVLVALFFYDVYFVFGTRVMVTVATSVDLPIKLSLPSRFNTVLNNFEFSILGLGDIILPGIFIALCYKYDIWRWHYVNTDTEFHLLNWHYIGRYFITALLSYIVALVSCMSALTLFGAAQPALLYIVPFLLISTLTMAWASGDLGQFWSFQYDTIELGENKLSNSDSEPLTTYSDYLRSDDLDNDDSEDYTNQDAIMDYESDNDDDDDSDNDCSQETIPEYKPTDLLRLLDDAAGSSDAEDADFVLQDDDDVSDSDTIVLDEEENELA, via the coding sequence ATGAATAGCGAATTTGTTCGGGCAATCGCTGAAGACTTGTTTAGAATCCCgtcaaaaattttgaaacagtCTACTAGCGCTCCTAATGGTAGCAGCAATAAGGAGCTAGAAAATGTTTTCGAGCAGATCGCCAGCGTAGTCAAGAATAACCAGTCCACAGTGGTGAGTAAGCTTGACCAGTTTTCCAGCTCTGCAGCCCATGCTTTGGTGGCTATTTTTCAACGACATCCGCTTTTCATTGATTACTTGACATTGACAGGGCTTGCAACCGCtttggttgttgttggcAGTTTTGCCTCCATTAGAAGCATTCCATACACCGCTCTACCGCCAACTCAAGTACATCCCTCGTTTGATCCGTCCGACTACGACTTGGACCATGAGTGCCAAATAATCTACGCGGATGAGAAGCAAAAATGGACGGAtaagcttgatgaaaggCAGGCAATCGTTCTGCCTTTGACGAGTGCCGTCTTATTATTAGCCTTATACGTGATTATTACGAAACTGAAGGTGGAGTGGAAGATCtatcttttgaagctgttgaatTTCAACATCGTCCTGGTAACTTTCCCAGCGGGCCTCTTGGTTTACACTTATTTTGCTAACTGCTTCACCAGGCATCTCTCGAGATTGGGATCTTGGAATCCTCTGATGGTGTCTCCCCGATTCAGGGTCACCATTTCAGACGACAACGAGGCCGTCAACCGAGCAGGGTGGTTCGTTCATAACTTCCAATACCGCGAGGCCTTGACAGATGATCTTGGGTACGAGGGAGTTGTGGACAAAATCAAGAACGATCCCTGGGAGCGGCAATTGTATTCTCGTGAGTTGACCAATCCCAGCGATGTCAAATCCAATCGTCAGTTTGTCAACATGTACCTTAACGGGAGCATGCTGTTCTCTTGTATCCTCTCAGCGGCTACCACAGCGCTCTACGTCTGCTTCCCGAACGATTGGTTGATAAGAAACATGATAAGCATGAACTTAGCTGTTTGGGCAATTTCCCAgatggatttgaagaacCTGAAATCGGGCGTCCTAGTTCTGGTCGCCCTGTTCTTCTACGATGTCTATTTCGTCTTTGGTACTAGAGTCATGGTCACAGTAGCAACCAGTGTCGATTTACCCATCAAGCTCTCGCTACCAAGCAGATTCAACACAGTGCTGAACAACTTTGAATTCTCCATTCTAGGTCTCGGCGATATAATTCTGCCCGGTATTTTCATCGCACTCTGCTACAAGTATGACATATGGAGATGGCATTACGTGAATACAGATACCGAGTTCCATCTTCTGAACTGGCATTACATTGGAAGATACTTCATCACTGCGCTGCTGAGCTACATCGTCGCGCTGGTATCGTGCATGTCGGCCCTCACGCTCTTTGGAGCCGCCCAACCAGCCCTTCTATACATCGTTCCCTTCTTACTGATCTCAACCTTGACAATGGCATGGGCCAGCGGCGACCTGGGGCAGTTCTGGAGTTTCCAATACGATACCATCGAGCTGGGTGAGAATAAACTCTCCAACTCGGATTCCGAGCCGCTAACCACCTATTCCGACTACTTGCGATCCGATGATCTGGACAACGATGACAGCGAAGACTACACTAACCAGGATGCCATAATGGACTACGAGAGTgacaacgacgatgacgacgataGCGACAATGACTGCTCTCAAGAAACCATTCCCGAATACAAGCCTACAGACTTATTGCGTCTTCTGGACGACGCCGCTGGGTCTTCCGACGCTGAGGATGCGGATTTTGTCCTGCAAGATGACGACGACGTCAGCGACTCCGACACAattgttcttgatgaagaggagaatGAATTGGCTTGA